In Aricia agestis chromosome 16, ilAriAges1.1, whole genome shotgun sequence, one genomic interval encodes:
- the LOC121734916 gene encoding homeobox protein Nkx-2.2-like yields the protein MRMMGEEMGYGEYYYENSWPVVPTEYGGDPNVSCQYRQPEEDYRCSYALLDSMKMPGQRAGFQISDILGLNEAKGLEPPALGPELPPYPQPYSAELLRHHQPWLNLDQHDHTGILGQQASPDSTSRASELSYAGPPTTSPNVVDTRHDHDQDVDHDHDHDHSLDHDDDDHDQPLNDSSISHKKRKRRVLFSKAQTYELERRFRQQRYLSAPEREHLASLIRLTPTQVKIWFQNHRYKTKRAVQEKGVHDLNVGGLNSPRRVAVPVLVKDGRPCLGKPDGLPPLGLSLPPYQPMHHQPPVPGHQPSGCWW from the exons ATGAGAATGATGGGTGAAGAGATGGGATACGGAGAGTATTACTACGAGAACAGCTGGCCAGTTGTTCCGACGGAGTATGGAGGTGACCCTAATGTTAGCTGCCAGTACCGACAGCCAGAGGAGGATTACCGATGCAGCTATGC GTTGCTCGACAGTATGAAGATGCCAGGCCAGCGCGCGGGTTTCCAGATCTCCGACATCCTGGGCCTAAACGAGGCCAAGGGTCTGGAGCCGCCCGCCCTGGGCCCGGAGCTGCCGCCGTACCCGCAGCCCTACTCCGCGGAGCTGCTGCGCCATCACCAACCCTGGCTCAACCTGGACCAACACGATCATACTG GTATTCTTGGCCAACAAGCTAGTCCGGACAGCACGTCCCGAGCGTCGGAACTGTCTTACGCGGGCCCGCCGACCACGTCGCCCAACGTGGTCGACACGCGTCACGACCACGATCAAGACGTCGACCACGATCACGACCATGACCACAGCCTCGACCACGACGACGACGATCACGACCAACCGCTCAACGACTCCAGCATCTCGCATAAAAAGCGCAAGCGCCGCGTTCTATTTTCAAAGGCTCAGACCTACGAGTTGGAGAGGCGTTTCAGGCAGCAGAGGTACCTTTCGGCACCAGAGCGGGAGCACCTAGCCAGCTTGATTCGCCTGACGCCGACGCAAGTGAAAATCTGGTTTCAGAACCACAGGTACAAGACGAAACGCGCGGTCCAAGAGAAGGGCGTTCACGATTTAAACGTGGGCGGTTTGAACTCGCCACGGCGCGTGGCCGTGCCGGTCCTAGTGAAAGACGGCAGGCCGTGCCTCGGCAAGCCCGACGGCCTCCCCCCTCTGGGCCTGTCCCTTCCCCCCTACCAACCAATGCATCATCAGCCCCCGGTCCCGGGTCACCAACCCAGCGGCTGCTGGTGGTGA